The Arachis hypogaea cultivar Tifrunner chromosome 14, arahy.Tifrunner.gnm2.J5K5, whole genome shotgun sequence genome has a segment encoding these proteins:
- the LOC112740322 gene encoding polygalacturonase QRT3, with protein sequence MMKFLISFLPFFFLVVVQQEATCFNQHKELSHNIRNKLKGRLAISLSHPPSQTAKGGSRVVYPAEYGADTSGARDSSDAIIKALEDAFSLESEAELLPGVKDLGGVLVDLQGGNYTISKPIKFPSSAAGNLVVQGGTLRASDAFPTDGHLVELWASSSQKLSKTASFDDLYNKKLQQPKGIYYEDITFRDILFDSGYHGGGIFVVDSARIRINNCFFLHFTTEGILVQGGHETYISSCFLGQHSTVGGDSGERQFSGTAIELASNDNAITDIAIFSSAIGIVLRGQANIVTGVHCYNKATGFGGIGILVMLAGNSQTRIDNCYMDYTTIVMEDPVQVHVTNGFFLGDANIVLKSIKGQISGLKIVNNMFTGNPNAKVPIVALDGVFGNVDQVVIDLNSVDGMGLRSTVGKQSVAGNGTKWVADFSGILVFPNRINHFQYSFYSQGGPNNNNNNNNNNNNNNNNNNNNNKFVTHAVTNVTNNVVVVESDKPVNGVVSFLVEQ encoded by the exons ATGATGAAATTTTTAATCTCATTCTTACCCTTTTTCTTCTTGGTGGTGGTACAACAAGAAGCCACTTGCTTCAATCAACACAAAGAACTTTCTCATAATATTAGAAACAAACTCAAGGGTAGATTGGCCATTTCCCTCTCTCATCCACCATCACAAACGGCAAAG GGAGGAAGCAGAGTGGTGTACCCGGCGGAGTACGGCGCAGACACGAGCGGAGCACGTGACAGCAGCGACGCAATTATAAAGGCATTGGAGGATGCATTCAGTTTGGAGAGTGAGGCGGAGCTGCTTCCGGGGGTTAAAGACCTTGGGGGTGTATTGGTTGACCTGCAAGGTGGGAACTACACAATTAGCAAGCCCATCAAATTCCCTTCTTCTGCTGCTGGCAATCTTGTG GTACAAGGAGGAACGTTGAGAGCTTCTGATGCATTTCCCACTGATGGCCATCTAGTTGAGTTATGGGCATCTAGTTCCCAAAAGCTCTCGAAAACAGCATCATTTGATGACTTGTACAACAAGAAACTTCAGCAACCTAAAGGGATTTACTACGAAGACATAACATTCCGTGACATTCTATTCGATTCGGGCTACCATGGAGGAGGAATCTTTGTAGTTGATTCGGCTAGGATCCGAATCAACAACTGTTTCTTCCTCCATTTCACTACAGAGGGAATCCTAGTCCAAGGTGGCCACGAAACTTACATATCTAGCTGCTTTCTTGGGCAACACTCAACCGTAGGAGGGGACTCCGGCGAGCGACAATTCTCGGGAACTGCGATTGAACTTGCTAGCAATGATAACGCAATTACCGATATTGCGATCTTCTCGTCTGCCATAGGGATTGTCCTAAGGGGCCAAGCCAACATCGTTACCGGGGTCCATTGTTACAATAAGGCCACCGGTTTTGGTGGCATAGGAATCTTGGTAATGCTAGCCGGAAATTCACAAACAAGAATTGATAATTGTTACATGGATTACACAACAATTGTGATGGAAGACCCTGTTCAAGTTCATGTCACTAATGGATTTTTCTTGGGGGATGCTAACATTGTTTTGAAATCAATTAAGGGACAAATATCAGGATTGAAGATAGTCAATAATATGTTCACTGGGAACCCTAACGCTAAAGTTCCAATTGTGGCATTAGATGGAGTGTTTGGTAACGTTGACCAGGTGGTCATTGATTTGAACAGTGTTGATGGAATGGGGTTGAGATCAACGGTTGGGAAGCAATCTGTGGCTGGGAATGGAACAAAATGGGTGGCTGATTTTTCAGGAATTTTGGTGTTCCCTAATAGGATAAATCACTTTCAATATTCATTTTATTCTCAGGGGggacctaataataataataataataataataataataataataataataataataataataataataataagtttgtAACACATGCAGTGACCAATGTTACAAATAATGTTGTGGTTGTGGAAAGTGATAAACCGGTTAATGGGGTTGTTTCATTCTTAGTTGAACAATGA